The Miscanthus floridulus cultivar M001 chromosome 7, ASM1932011v1, whole genome shotgun sequence genome includes a region encoding these proteins:
- the LOC136463001 gene encoding inactive poly [ADP-ribose] polymerase RCD1-like isoform X1, whose translation MADASCGGKAYLFDFLRMVRIDEATGEETGLAWIDHRGGCFFPAPADCGGGRNKHKRDDGAPAAEDEAESSSVVDERSGESPGVGVDAKRRKAWGNAAARLEENNKYYQVVSKLFLSYGMAPRGAAITAVRKIAHGARTTAFQEQARLLADARGAAAGTAKFAWYGASADDVAAVVERGFARNNATRLGARKHGDGVHLSPPQCPYTRESSFRALKIKPMP comes from the exons ATGGCCGACGCCTCGTGCGGGGGAAAGGCGTACCTGTTCGACTTCCTGCGGATGGTCAGGATCGACGAGGCCACCGGCGAGGAGACCGGGCTGGCGTGGATCGACCACCGCGGGGGCTGCTTCTTCCCGGCGCCCGCCGACTGCGGCGGAGGGAGGAACAAGCACAAGAGGGACGACGGCGCGCCGGCGGCGGAGGACGAGGCCGAGTCGTCCTCGGTCGTGGACGAGCGCTCAGGGGAGAGCCCCGGGGTGGGGGTGGACGCCAAGAGGAGGAAGGCGTGGGGGAACGCGGCGGCGAGGCTCGAGGAGAACAACAAGTATTACCAGGTCGTCAGCAAGCTGTTCCTCAGCTATGGGATGGCGCCGCGCGGCGCGGCGATCACGGCGGTGCGCAAGATCGCGCACGGCGCGAGGACCACCGCGTTCCAGGAGCAGGCACGGTTGCTCGCCGACGCGCGCGGAGCCGCCGCCGGAACCGCCAAGTTCGCCTGGTACGGCGCGTCCGCGGACGACGTTGCCGCCGTGGTGGAGCGAGGTTTCGCGAGGAACAACGCGACAAGGCTCGGCGCACGCAAGCACGGCGACGGCGTGCACCTTTCCCCGCCGCAGTGCCCCTACACGAG GGAATCTTCATTTCGAGCTCTGAAGATCAAACCTATGCCATGA
- the LOC136463001 gene encoding inactive poly [ADP-ribose] polymerase RCD1-like isoform X4: MADASCGGKAYLFDFLRMVRIDEATGEETGLAWIDHRGGCFFPAPADCGGGRNKHKRDDGAPAAEDEAESSSVVDERSGESPGVGVDAKRRKAWGNAAARLEENNKYYQVVSKLFLSYGMAPRGAAITAVRKIAHGARTTAFQEQARLLADARGAAAGTAKFAWYGASADDVAAVVERGFARNNATRLGARKHGDGVHLSPPQCPYTRVWIP, encoded by the exons ATGGCCGACGCCTCGTGCGGGGGAAAGGCGTACCTGTTCGACTTCCTGCGGATGGTCAGGATCGACGAGGCCACCGGCGAGGAGACCGGGCTGGCGTGGATCGACCACCGCGGGGGCTGCTTCTTCCCGGCGCCCGCCGACTGCGGCGGAGGGAGGAACAAGCACAAGAGGGACGACGGCGCGCCGGCGGCGGAGGACGAGGCCGAGTCGTCCTCGGTCGTGGACGAGCGCTCAGGGGAGAGCCCCGGGGTGGGGGTGGACGCCAAGAGGAGGAAGGCGTGGGGGAACGCGGCGGCGAGGCTCGAGGAGAACAACAAGTATTACCAGGTCGTCAGCAAGCTGTTCCTCAGCTATGGGATGGCGCCGCGCGGCGCGGCGATCACGGCGGTGCGCAAGATCGCGCACGGCGCGAGGACCACCGCGTTCCAGGAGCAGGCACGGTTGCTCGCCGACGCGCGCGGAGCCGCCGCCGGAACCGCCAAGTTCGCCTGGTACGGCGCGTCCGCGGACGACGTTGCCGCCGTGGTGGAGCGAGGTTTCGCGAGGAACAACGCGACAAGGCTCGGCGCACGCAAGCACGGCGACGGCGTGCACCTTTCCCCGCCGCAGTGCCCCTACACGAG GGTTTGGATACCCTAA
- the LOC136463001 gene encoding inactive poly [ADP-ribose] polymerase RCD1-like isoform X2 has product MADASCGGKAYLFDFLRMVRIDEATGEETGLAWIDHRGGCFFPAPADCGGGRNKHKRDDGAPAAEDEAESSSVVDERSGESPGVGVDAKRRKAWGNAAARLEENNKYYQVVSKLFLSYGMAPRGAAITAVRKIAHGARTTAFQEQARLLADARGAAAGTAKFAWYGASADDVAAVVERGFARNNATRLGARKHGDGVHLSPPQCPYTRHMCSNGRAVS; this is encoded by the exons ATGGCCGACGCCTCGTGCGGGGGAAAGGCGTACCTGTTCGACTTCCTGCGGATGGTCAGGATCGACGAGGCCACCGGCGAGGAGACCGGGCTGGCGTGGATCGACCACCGCGGGGGCTGCTTCTTCCCGGCGCCCGCCGACTGCGGCGGAGGGAGGAACAAGCACAAGAGGGACGACGGCGCGCCGGCGGCGGAGGACGAGGCCGAGTCGTCCTCGGTCGTGGACGAGCGCTCAGGGGAGAGCCCCGGGGTGGGGGTGGACGCCAAGAGGAGGAAGGCGTGGGGGAACGCGGCGGCGAGGCTCGAGGAGAACAACAAGTATTACCAGGTCGTCAGCAAGCTGTTCCTCAGCTATGGGATGGCGCCGCGCGGCGCGGCGATCACGGCGGTGCGCAAGATCGCGCACGGCGCGAGGACCACCGCGTTCCAGGAGCAGGCACGGTTGCTCGCCGACGCGCGCGGAGCCGCCGCCGGAACCGCCAAGTTCGCCTGGTACGGCGCGTCCGCGGACGACGTTGCCGCCGTGGTGGAGCGAGGTTTCGCGAGGAACAACGCGACAAGGCTCGGCGCACGCAAGCACGGCGACGGCGTGCACCTTTCCCCGCCGCAGTGCCCCTACACGAG GCATATGTGCAGCAACGGGAGAGCAGTAAGCTGA
- the LOC136463001 gene encoding inactive poly [ADP-ribose] polymerase RCD1-like isoform X3, which translates to MADASCGGKAYLFDFLRMVRIDEATGEETGLAWIDHRGGCFFPAPADCGGGRNKHKRDDGAPAAEDEAESSSVVDERSGESPGVGVDAKRRKAWGNAAARLEENNKYYQVVSKLFLSYGMAPRGAAITAVRKIAHGARTTAFQEQARLLADARGAAAGTAKFAWYGASADDVAAVVERGFARNNATRLGARKHGDGVHLSPPQCPYTRSVDF; encoded by the exons ATGGCCGACGCCTCGTGCGGGGGAAAGGCGTACCTGTTCGACTTCCTGCGGATGGTCAGGATCGACGAGGCCACCGGCGAGGAGACCGGGCTGGCGTGGATCGACCACCGCGGGGGCTGCTTCTTCCCGGCGCCCGCCGACTGCGGCGGAGGGAGGAACAAGCACAAGAGGGACGACGGCGCGCCGGCGGCGGAGGACGAGGCCGAGTCGTCCTCGGTCGTGGACGAGCGCTCAGGGGAGAGCCCCGGGGTGGGGGTGGACGCCAAGAGGAGGAAGGCGTGGGGGAACGCGGCGGCGAGGCTCGAGGAGAACAACAAGTATTACCAGGTCGTCAGCAAGCTGTTCCTCAGCTATGGGATGGCGCCGCGCGGCGCGGCGATCACGGCGGTGCGCAAGATCGCGCACGGCGCGAGGACCACCGCGTTCCAGGAGCAGGCACGGTTGCTCGCCGACGCGCGCGGAGCCGCCGCCGGAACCGCCAAGTTCGCCTGGTACGGCGCGTCCGCGGACGACGTTGCCGCCGTGGTGGAGCGAGGTTTCGCGAGGAACAACGCGACAAGGCTCGGCGCACGCAAGCACGGCGACGGCGTGCACCTTTCCCCGCCGCAGTGCCCCTACACGAG GAGTGTTGACTTTTGA
- the LOC136463003 gene encoding uncharacterized protein At2g34160-like, with protein MEEVTEAVSNLSISGGGAAAGAGAGAEEHKKNRIQVSNTKKPLFFYVNLAKRYMQLHNEVELSALGMAIATVVTVAEILKNNGLAVEKKIMTSTVDVKDETRPRTLQKAKIEILLGKTEKFDELMAAAAEEREANETEEQS; from the exons ATGGAGGAGGTCACCGAGGCCGTGAGCAACCTCAGCATCTCGGGCGGAGGAgctgcggccggtgccggtgccggggcGGAGGAGCACAAGAAGAACCGCATCCAGGTCTCCAACACCAAGAAGCCCCTCTTCTTCTATGTCAACCTCGCCAAG AGGTACATGCAACTGCACAACGAAGTGGAGCTGTCGGCCCTCGGCATGG CCATTGCAACGGTGGTGACAGTAGCAGAAATTCTGAAAAATAATGGCCTTGCTGTCGAGAAGA AGATCATGACATCTACTGTTGATGTCAAAGACGAAACTAGGCCCCGAACTCTCCAGAAGGCCAAG ATTGAAATATTGCTTGGCAAGACGGAGAAATTTGATGAGCTGATGGCAGCGGCTGCAGAAGAGAGGGAGGCTAATGAGACCGAGGAACAAAGCTGA